Below is a genomic region from Candidatus Binatia bacterium.
GCCGAGCGGCATCTCGTAGTTGCCCGGGTTGCGCACGTGGCCCGAGACCGAGACGATCTTGTAGCCCTTGCTGCGTTCCGTTCCGGCCGCAGAGAACCACTCCGACCCCCGCTCGAGAATCGGCACGAGATAGGCCAGCGTCTCGACGTTGTTGACGACCGTCGGCATTCCGTACAGCCCCTCGACCGCCGGGAAGGGCGGCTTGAGGCGCGGCTCCCCGCGCTTGCCCTCGAGCGAGTTGATCAGGCCGGTCTCCTCGCCGCAGATGTAGGCGCCCGCGCCGCGTTGCACCGTGATATCGAGATCGTAGTCGCTCCCGAAAATCTTCGAGCCGAACAGCCCCGCACGCCGCGCCTCGTCGAGCGCCGTGCTGAAGATCTCATAGCCGCGCTTGAACTCGCCCCGAATATAAATGTATGCGTGATGGCACGCGATGCCGTACGCACCGAGCAGCATGCCCTCGAGCACCAAGTGCGGCGCCTCCTCGAGGAGCATGTGATCCTTGAACGTGCCGGGCTCGGCCTCGTCGCAGTTACAGATCAGGTACCGCGGGTATTTGTCGGCGGGCAGAAACGACCACTTCTTCCCGGTCGGAAACGCGGCGCCGCCGCGGCCGCGCAGGCCCGACTTCTCGGCAAGTTCGAGAACGTCGCTGGGACGCAACTCGCGCACGGCGCGCTCCCACTGCTTGTAGCCGCCGCGCTCGCGATAGACGCCGATGTCGCGCAGATCGGCTTCGCCGATGCCGGCCGTCAAGACTTTAGTGACCGGCACGATTCGTCCGTTCTTCGATGGTCTCCAC
It encodes:
- the nuoF gene encoding NADH-quinone oxidoreductase subunit NuoF, with amino-acid sequence MPVTKVLTAGIGEADLRDIGVYRERGGYKQWERAVRELRPSDVLELAEKSGLRGRGGAAFPTGKKWSFLPADKYPRYLICNCDEAEPGTFKDHMLLEEAPHLVLEGMLLGAYGIACHHAYIYIRGEFKRGYEIFSTALDEARRAGLFGSKIFGSDYDLDITVQRGAGAYICGEETGLINSLEGKRGEPRLKPPFPAVEGLYGMPTVVNNVETLAYLVPILERGSEWFSAAGTERSKGYKIVSVSGHVRNPGNYEMPLGTTVREIIDIAGGLRPGRTFMAVQPGGGSSACIFDEHLDWPYDYESMTKAGSMLGSGGFVVFDDTTDFVNAAYNLVRFFAHESCGQCTPCREGSSWMERVLERLVHHRGIPGDYDMLLRVSRSITGLNLCALGDSIEPFLKSVMLRFPDAFKSRIAETVAR